From one Luteolibacter arcticus genomic stretch:
- a CDS encoding beta strand repeat-containing protein, with amino-acid sequence MKTNHLLPAAMAFLAPGMLCQAAPISWTTGTAGDASGSWDGAASTFNGQAYTGADDLNINGTAAKTITTSGAITTPLSLTVSSTGTTGATLTSGVGAPGADAVRLTGSALDGTLSKTGTADLVLANANNFGTVTISSGKFFVNAADGLGITGTLNVNSGAPSGVTGSYAAGTQMGNFFYDSTNLNASSLLSKDITFGAVGANTTYGMVMRAGATGAPLTTTLSGDLTGASNVTAWLDVGASSILSTWVLSGDNSAFAGNIRLNRGNIQFDTLNSMGTGTLFIQTNGSDGTGTNLPNLTFGFEGTVSNPIVLRAGSATAVSLNTGANNITLSNTLTLSGDATAGATSTFNKIGSGTLTLTGTLDTLERLGGTATATSPLVQGALDVGNVSANLRAGTLDVSGMSGSTLTLNSLAGAVGTTLALGTKALDINGTTINTFSGTLSGTGATVTKSSTGTQTLAGANTYTGGTIISGRNLGVGSNSALGTGPVTINASASYGAAYASGGAPFLRSSVTGLNVPYNLPLPATAGFYGLHSGAAAGSTVEWSGVISGGGTGVVLQIDTPNSGDSTSAATLSGTNTFAGQIRLNRGILTLTNASAAGTASLFLQSNPNASGNLVFSNSFTLPNNIAIGSTAANRISPGANNVELSGVISGTVSWSKAGTGTLTLSGANTFSAVVVEAGSLLVTSSNTGSSTVNSGGTLGGTGSIAGALTVSTGGTVAPGSTSAGDLAVGATTIAGAYAVEVDGANEDTLFVTGALNITGATLNVTAIGAGATAGEYIIATYTGALTGTFSGLDEGATVLPGYTITYATPNQIKLLGSGGPNYNSWAASFSPNPGLANVDFENDGFENGTEFILGGSPISGSNNPKIYSFTVDTNADLAKELVMTIAVPVGTPAFSTGAPSTSSFAGFGIAVQGSETLASFPATVTPVTPVTTNLPTLTPQGGVSYEYRSFSLGGSNGLPSKGFLRVQVINP; translated from the coding sequence ATGAAAACGAACCACCTTCTACCCGCCGCAATGGCGTTCCTCGCTCCCGGCATGCTTTGCCAAGCCGCACCAATTTCGTGGACCACCGGCACCGCCGGCGACGCCTCGGGCTCATGGGACGGCGCGGCGTCGACCTTCAACGGCCAAGCCTACACCGGCGCGGACGACCTCAACATCAACGGCACGGCCGCCAAGACCATCACGACTTCGGGCGCGATCACCACGCCCCTCTCGCTCACGGTGAGCAGCACCGGCACGACCGGCGCTACCCTCACCAGCGGCGTGGGCGCTCCAGGCGCCGACGCGGTCAGGCTGACCGGATCCGCTCTCGACGGCACCTTGAGCAAGACCGGCACAGCCGATCTAGTGCTGGCCAACGCCAACAACTTCGGCACTGTCACGATCAGCAGCGGGAAGTTCTTTGTGAACGCTGCGGACGGCCTCGGCATCACCGGCACTCTGAACGTCAACAGCGGTGCGCCCAGCGGCGTCACGGGCAGTTATGCGGCCGGCACCCAGATGGGGAACTTCTTCTACGACTCCACCAATCTCAACGCGAGTTCCCTTCTCTCGAAGGACATCACCTTCGGCGCCGTCGGGGCGAACACCACCTATGGCATGGTGATGCGGGCGGGCGCGACCGGCGCTCCGTTGACGACAACCCTCTCGGGAGATCTGACCGGAGCATCCAATGTCACCGCGTGGCTGGATGTGGGGGCCAGCTCGATCCTTTCCACCTGGGTGCTCAGCGGGGACAACTCCGCCTTTGCCGGAAACATCCGCCTGAACCGCGGCAACATTCAGTTCGACACCTTGAACTCGATGGGCACCGGGACCCTGTTCATTCAAACGAACGGTTCGGACGGCACGGGCACGAACCTCCCGAACCTCACCTTCGGCTTCGAAGGAACTGTCAGCAATCCGATCGTCTTGCGAGCAGGCAGCGCCACAGCCGTCTCGTTGAATACCGGCGCGAACAACATCACGCTCTCCAATACGCTGACCTTGAGCGGCGACGCCACGGCCGGCGCGACCTCTACGTTCAACAAGATCGGCAGCGGCACGCTCACCCTGACCGGAACCCTCGACACCCTTGAGCGTTTGGGCGGGACCGCCACGGCGACCTCACCGCTCGTCCAGGGAGCCCTCGATGTCGGCAATGTAAGCGCCAACCTGCGGGCCGGCACGCTCGACGTCTCCGGCATGTCCGGCTCTACCCTTACTCTCAACTCCCTGGCTGGAGCCGTGGGGACAACGCTCGCCCTTGGCACCAAGGCGCTCGACATCAATGGAACGACCATCAACACCTTCTCCGGTACACTGTCGGGCACCGGGGCCACAGTTACGAAGTCGAGCACCGGAACACAGACGCTTGCCGGGGCGAACACCTACACCGGCGGCACGATCATCTCTGGCAGAAACCTCGGCGTGGGCTCGAATAGCGCGCTCGGCACCGGTCCGGTCACGATCAACGCCAGTGCGTCTTACGGCGCGGCCTACGCTTCGGGTGGAGCGCCGTTCCTGCGCTCGTCGGTGACAGGCCTGAACGTCCCTTACAATCTCCCGCTGCCGGCCACTGCCGGATTCTACGGGCTGCACTCGGGCGCGGCCGCTGGCAGCACGGTCGAGTGGAGCGGTGTCATCAGCGGCGGTGGCACCGGCGTGGTATTGCAGATCGACACCCCCAACAGCGGCGATTCCACCAGTGCCGCGACACTCAGTGGCACCAACACCTTCGCCGGTCAAATCCGCCTCAATCGCGGCATCCTGACGCTCACCAACGCCAGCGCCGCCGGCACCGCGTCGCTCTTCCTCCAAAGCAACCCCAACGCGAGCGGGAACCTGGTTTTCTCCAACAGCTTCACGCTGCCCAACAACATCGCCATCGGCTCGACCGCGGCGAATCGGATTTCGCCCGGCGCAAACAACGTCGAGCTCTCCGGCGTCATCTCCGGCACGGTGAGCTGGAGCAAGGCGGGCACGGGCACGCTCACCCTCTCCGGAGCCAACACCTTCTCTGCCGTGGTCGTCGAGGCCGGCTCGCTGCTCGTCACCAGCAGCAACACTGGCAGTAGCACCGTGAACAGTGGCGGCACGCTTGGGGGAACCGGCAGCATCGCCGGAGCCCTTACCGTCAGCACTGGAGGCACCGTCGCCCCAGGCAGCACCTCCGCCGGCGACCTCGCCGTCGGTGCCACCACCATCGCCGGCGCCTACGCCGTCGAAGTCGATGGAGCCAACGAGGACACCCTGTTCGTCACCGGCGCCCTCAACATCACCGGTGCCACACTGAATGTCACCGCCATCGGGGCCGGAGCCACCGCGGGCGAATACATCATCGCCACCTACACCGGTGCCCTCACCGGCACCTTCAGCGGACTGGACGAGGGCGCGACCGTCCTGCCGGGCTACACCATCACCTACGCTACCCCGAACCAGATCAAGCTGCTCGGCAGCGGCGGTCCGAACTACAACTCTTGGGCGGCGAGCTTCTCGCCGAATCCCGGCCTTGCGAACGTGGACTTCGAAAACGATGGCTTCGAGAACGGCACCGAGTTCATCCTCGGAGGCTCTCCGATCAGCGGGTCGAACAATCCGAAGATCTACTCTTTCACCGTGGATACCAACGCCGACCTGGCCAAGGAGTTGGTCATGACCATCGCCGTCCCGGTGGGCACTCCCGCCTTCAGCACCGGAGCGCCCTCCACCTCCAGCTTTGCCGGCTTCGGCATCGCCGTGCAGGGCAGCGAGACCTTGGCATCCTTCCCCGCGACCGTGACTCCGGTCACCCCGGTGACCACCAACCTGCCGACCCTCACCCCGCAAGGTGGTGTAAGCTACGAGTACCGCTCGTTCAGCCTCGGCGGATCGAATGGCCTGCCCAGCAAGGGATTTCTCCGGGTGCAAGTGATCAATCCGTAA
- a CDS encoding LamG-like jellyroll fold domain-containing protein → MKNFASLALLSVAGALSASAALTDNLVAYYNFEETGTTGLLNKVPAVNTHNGTYLNGTSFGAGAGFAGDAAYAGAEAGATTNRSTMLVGKSLNIAKSDAGIASGSGQFSVATLTSRGTPPTAGDFGTLGTQFALSAWFYLAPDADNTGTTADILRDFVFESRLNGPDNTAVFDVSFGTTDAAGTTYASYVASATLGANNRALAADGWHHVVHSFATSGANTVMTIYIDGEFVGTGSAATTTMDFRGINFGANRNGGRIFDGMIDEVAFWNRPLTPTEVTELRALGMAGTPLINTVVVGLSASPTDAGSVSGTGAYALGTQVTITATANPGYIFEEWDGSFAAQTASSFTYTANASATANAFFGEDPADPDGDRLSNYEEIVIYKTLPNNPDSDGDEIPDGDEVDITRTSPTTSDAMLVSFVRQNLSPDAAGAIVMSPLRINRNPATGAISLFLSLSGSPNHSTWQDIDLSSATIAPAGGGWNVTFPAPSNSVNSYILLDSQP, encoded by the coding sequence ATGAAAAACTTCGCCTCGCTCGCACTGCTCTCCGTCGCCGGAGCCCTGTCCGCCTCGGCTGCACTGACGGACAATCTGGTCGCCTACTACAACTTCGAGGAAACCGGCACGACCGGCCTCCTCAACAAGGTGCCGGCGGTCAACACCCATAACGGCACCTACCTCAACGGCACGAGCTTCGGTGCCGGGGCGGGATTCGCAGGCGATGCCGCCTATGCGGGTGCCGAAGCTGGGGCTACCACCAATCGTTCCACCATGCTGGTCGGCAAGTCGCTCAATATCGCAAAGAGCGATGCAGGCATCGCGTCCGGGTCGGGGCAATTCTCGGTGGCCACGCTGACGAGCCGCGGCACGCCGCCCACAGCCGGTGACTTTGGCACCCTGGGGACGCAGTTCGCCCTGTCCGCATGGTTCTATCTGGCACCGGATGCCGACAACACGGGCACCACGGCTGACATCCTGCGCGACTTCGTCTTCGAGTCCCGCCTCAACGGCCCGGATAATACCGCGGTCTTTGATGTTTCCTTCGGCACCACGGATGCCGCGGGCACCACCTATGCCTCCTACGTCGCCAGCGCCACCCTCGGGGCCAACAACCGCGCGCTTGCCGCCGACGGATGGCACCATGTGGTCCATTCCTTCGCGACCTCAGGAGCCAATACGGTGATGACGATCTACATCGACGGCGAATTTGTCGGCACCGGCAGCGCGGCTACCACGACGATGGACTTCCGTGGGATCAACTTCGGCGCGAACCGCAATGGAGGCCGGATCTTCGACGGGATGATCGATGAAGTGGCCTTCTGGAACCGCCCGCTGACGCCCACCGAGGTCACCGAGCTCCGCGCCCTTGGCATGGCCGGCACGCCGCTGATAAACACGGTGGTAGTCGGCCTTTCAGCCAGCCCCACCGATGCGGGCTCAGTGAGTGGGACGGGCGCTTACGCACTGGGAACCCAGGTGACGATCACCGCCACCGCCAACCCAGGCTACATCTTTGAGGAGTGGGACGGCAGCTTCGCCGCCCAGACTGCTTCTTCATTTACTTACACCGCGAATGCCAGTGCCACCGCCAACGCCTTTTTCGGCGAAGACCCGGCTGACCCTGACGGCGATCGCCTGTCGAACTACGAGGAAATCGTCATCTACAAGACTCTGCCAAACAATCCGGACTCCGATGGAGATGAGATCCCGGACGGCGACGAGGTGGACATCACACGCACCAGTCCCACGACCAGCGACGCGATGTTGGTGAGCTTCGTCCGCCAGAACCTATCTCCGGATGCCGCCGGTGCCATCGTCATGTCGCCACTGCGCATCAATCGCAATCCGGCCACCGGTGCCATCAGCCTCTTCCTTTCGCTGAGCGGATCGCCCAATCATTCCACCTGGCAGGACATCGACCTCAGCAGCGCGACGATCGCTCCCGCTGGCGGTGGCTGGAACGTCACCTTTCCCGCGCCATCCAATAGCGTGAACAGCTACATCCTGCTGGATTCACAACCGTGA
- a CDS encoding LamG domain-containing protein, whose amino-acid sequence MNASRLSLIALAGFLPILTAHADLNSGLIAYYNFQEEGTAGIANKVGGGATHNGTYGSGTTFGVTPAIAGSGAGFVLNAAYAGVEATTTTDRSIPLVGKALNVAKDDASATAGSGWFNVPTLGASTLGSNFAISAWFYLAPDADNGGTDVATLRDYVFESADLDNFDVSFGTNDTNGNTFVSWIGGTSGAQVAGTLATGQWHHVVHVFSQAGTNTALSVYINGAKVGATVSTPTANMNFTSLNFGAGRTGFRVFDGMLDEVAVWNRSFTANDVTELHQRGQASLAVNANLAAAGKAFVSVDPSDPAMGVTFGTGLYNLNDEISGGVEASPNPGYIFTGWGSPFTGQSNPFPHVVTASVSIPAIFAQDSADDDSDGLTNYQEEVIYGTFPNDADSDDDLVSDRAEIQNTQTNPLVSQREAVDYIIANLGNGVGPNDTVLTRNQANNTLTLKLTGQSSTTLTTWSGLTPSTPGTTASQSGGDFLLQTPGTADTKRFFQVKGQEP is encoded by the coding sequence ATGAATGCTTCACGACTTTCACTGATCGCTCTTGCCGGTTTTCTGCCGATCCTCACCGCCCACGCGGACCTGAACAGCGGCCTCATCGCCTACTATAACTTCCAGGAAGAAGGCACCGCCGGCATCGCCAACAAGGTTGGCGGCGGCGCGACTCACAATGGCACCTATGGCAGCGGCACCACCTTTGGGGTCACGCCGGCGATCGCCGGATCGGGTGCCGGATTCGTCCTGAATGCCGCCTACGCTGGCGTCGAAGCCACCACCACGACCGACCGCTCCATCCCGCTTGTGGGCAAGGCGCTGAACGTGGCCAAGGACGACGCGAGCGCCACCGCCGGCAGCGGATGGTTCAATGTTCCCACCCTGGGTGCTTCCACCCTCGGCTCCAACTTCGCCATCTCCGCGTGGTTCTACCTCGCCCCCGATGCAGACAATGGCGGGACCGACGTCGCGACGCTCCGCGACTACGTTTTTGAGAGTGCCGATCTCGACAACTTCGACGTTTCCTTCGGAACCAATGATACCAATGGGAACACGTTCGTATCCTGGATCGGCGGGACTTCGGGCGCACAAGTTGCCGGCACCTTGGCCACCGGCCAATGGCATCACGTAGTCCATGTGTTTTCCCAGGCCGGGACCAACACCGCGTTGTCGGTCTACATCAATGGCGCGAAGGTGGGCGCGACCGTCTCCACTCCGACGGCCAACATGAACTTCACGTCGTTGAACTTCGGTGCCGGCCGCACCGGCTTCCGCGTGTTCGATGGGATGCTGGATGAAGTGGCCGTCTGGAACCGCTCGTTCACCGCCAACGACGTCACGGAGCTCCATCAGCGGGGGCAGGCGTCGCTTGCCGTGAACGCCAATTTGGCCGCGGCGGGCAAGGCCTTCGTCAGCGTGGATCCTTCCGATCCGGCGATGGGAGTAACCTTCGGCACCGGGCTCTACAATCTGAATGACGAGATCTCTGGGGGCGTCGAGGCATCCCCCAACCCCGGCTATATCTTCACAGGCTGGGGATCCCCGTTCACCGGCCAGTCGAATCCCTTCCCTCACGTGGTCACGGCGTCCGTGAGCATCCCTGCGATCTTCGCGCAAGACTCGGCCGACGACGACAGCGACGGCCTGACCAACTACCAGGAGGAGGTCATCTATGGCACCTTCCCCAATGACGCGGATAGCGACGACGACCTCGTCAGCGACCGGGCCGAGATCCAGAACACGCAAACCAATCCCTTGGTCAGCCAGAGGGAAGCTGTGGACTACATCATCGCGAACCTGGGCAACGGCGTGGGACCGAACGACACGGTCCTCACCCGCAACCAGGCGAACAATACGCTCACCCTGAAGTTGACCGGGCAGTCATCCACCACGCTCACCACTTGGAGCGGCCTCACGCCCTCCACTCCGGGAACCACGGCAAGCCAAAGCGGCGGCGATTTCTTGCTTCAGACGCCGGGCACGGCCGATACGAAGCGCTTTTTCCAGGTAAAGGGGCAGGAGCCCTGA
- a CDS encoding LamG domain-containing protein yields the protein MTRLITFGILSLVPLAQGAITAGLVGYFDFEDSGITNQAGAVGSTAVPTFENGANTLGAAATGVFGASSDTSGGKVGNGILFSATTGSSTAGVTIPIGFGTGQDLGASFTVSSWVKLNSSPATTATNRYFVYEGGTLAAGNYDISLSVRDTTGTFGDVNTLADNFQFFSQGGTGGDGASGPSGSTEGRTLTASAATAPGQWVHLVQTYQAGATNTTVTTYLNGVAFGSVLTNLNTNISSAGFVLGRARSGSNDRAFDGIIDEVAMWNRGLTQEEITEVYTLGVNGQAVPEPSAAIFGGLAGMLALLRRRRACP from the coding sequence ATGACACGCCTTATCACATTCGGCATCCTCTCGCTGGTCCCCTTGGCCCAGGGAGCCATCACCGCGGGCCTCGTCGGATACTTCGATTTCGAAGATTCCGGAATCACCAACCAGGCTGGCGCTGTCGGTTCGACTGCCGTCCCCACCTTTGAAAACGGGGCCAATACCCTGGGGGCTGCCGCGACCGGTGTATTTGGTGCCTCGTCCGACACGAGCGGCGGCAAAGTCGGAAACGGCATCCTGTTCTCCGCGACCACCGGGAGCTCCACCGCCGGCGTCACGATTCCGATCGGTTTCGGGACCGGCCAGGATCTGGGCGCGTCCTTCACCGTCAGCTCATGGGTGAAGTTGAACAGTTCACCGGCCACTACCGCCACCAATCGCTATTTCGTCTACGAAGGCGGCACCCTGGCAGCCGGCAACTACGACATCTCGCTGAGCGTGCGCGACACCACCGGGACCTTCGGCGACGTAAACACGCTTGCGGACAACTTCCAGTTCTTCTCACAAGGTGGCACCGGCGGCGACGGCGCGAGCGGGCCGTCGGGCAGTACCGAGGGACGCACCCTAACGGCTTCTGCGGCAACCGCGCCGGGCCAGTGGGTTCACCTGGTGCAAACGTATCAGGCAGGTGCCACCAACACCACCGTCACGACCTATCTCAACGGCGTCGCCTTCGGCTCCGTGCTGACGAACTTGAATACGAACATCAGCAGCGCCGGCTTCGTGCTGGGTCGCGCCCGCTCCGGTTCAAACGACCGTGCTTTCGACGGCATAATCGACGAAGTCGCCATGTGGAATCGCGGCCTGACTCAGGAAGAGATCACGGAAGTCTATACCCTCGGCGTCAATGGTCAGGCCGTTCCCGAGCCCTCCGCCGCGATCTTCGGCGGCCTCGCCGGGATGCTGGCATTGCTGCGACGCCGGCGCGCCTGCCCGTGA
- a CDS encoding cupin domain-containing protein → MNLVELASRIKASRMAKGYTLDRVAEISGLGKGLLSKVENFRVTPSLPTLAKLCEALGMSLSELFEGLDEKPKLSITRVGDRKEIERDRDQSDIDYHALAHGRPDRNMDPFVLDVPAGGGRREAMPHEGEEFLIVLKGGISFEYNGEVHLLKEGDSAYFDAEVDHRVFNPGSKEAKVLCVFLGRPM, encoded by the coding sequence ATGAACCTCGTCGAACTGGCGTCCCGCATCAAAGCCTCCCGCATGGCCAAGGGCTACACGCTCGACCGCGTGGCCGAGATTTCCGGATTGGGAAAAGGCCTGCTGTCCAAGGTGGAGAATTTCCGCGTCACGCCCTCGCTTCCCACGCTGGCCAAGCTCTGCGAGGCGCTCGGCATGAGCCTGTCCGAGCTTTTCGAGGGACTCGATGAAAAGCCCAAGCTGAGCATCACCCGGGTCGGCGACCGCAAGGAGATCGAGCGCGACCGCGACCAGTCCGATATCGACTACCACGCCCTCGCCCATGGCCGGCCGGACCGGAACATGGACCCATTCGTCCTCGACGTCCCCGCGGGCGGCGGCCGGCGCGAGGCGATGCCCCACGAAGGCGAGGAATTCCTCATCGTCCTGAAGGGCGGCATATCATTTGAATACAACGGCGAGGTCCACCTGCTGAAGGAAGGCGACTCCGCCTACTTCGACGCCGAGGTCGATCACCGGGTCTTCAATCCGGGCTCGAAGGAGGCCAAGGTCCTCTGCGTCTTCCTCGGCCGGCCGATGTGA
- a CDS encoding class I SAM-dependent rRNA methyltransferase, translating into MPTVRLKYFSYHPAIWPRMIGEVTRDAKPGSLVQVLDKEGKPFGSAFWNPKAGMPLRVFAHGDEGVDESFFLGAIQRAASLRREVLKLDETTEAYRAIHADADQMPGLVADKFGKVMSLEVTNLAAFQRLDAWVPALHEAFGTEQAHIRVDPDLARIEGIPSLTHHLSEKLRPLKIREHGATFQIDPAGGHKTGFFCDQRDNRKKFGELAAGRSVLDLCCYTGGFSVNAALAGAEEVTAVDLDENAIEMAKRNGNLNQKRIKFTHGDAFTWARTMIENGRQWDLVIADPPKFIHGKEDQLGHNKYHDLNKLALQLVKPGGLFVTCSCSGMLSPDEFEKIVVSAAHRQDRRLQIFDRTGAGPDHPTLSNYPESRYLKLLWCRVIS; encoded by the coding sequence GTGCCGACCGTCCGCCTCAAGTATTTCAGCTACCACCCCGCGATCTGGCCCCGCATGATCGGGGAAGTCACGCGCGACGCCAAACCGGGCTCGCTCGTCCAGGTGCTGGATAAGGAGGGCAAGCCCTTCGGCAGCGCCTTCTGGAACCCGAAGGCCGGCATGCCGCTGCGGGTCTTCGCCCATGGCGACGAGGGGGTGGACGAAAGCTTTTTCCTTGGCGCCATCCAGCGCGCCGCCTCGCTGCGCCGAGAGGTGCTGAAGCTCGATGAAACGACCGAGGCCTACCGCGCCATCCACGCCGATGCCGACCAGATGCCCGGCCTCGTCGCGGACAAGTTCGGCAAGGTGATGTCGCTCGAGGTGACCAATCTCGCCGCCTTCCAACGCCTCGACGCCTGGGTTCCCGCGCTGCACGAAGCCTTCGGCACGGAGCAGGCCCACATCCGCGTCGATCCCGATCTCGCGCGGATCGAGGGCATTCCTTCGCTCACCCATCACCTTTCCGAAAAGCTGCGCCCGCTGAAAATCCGCGAGCACGGCGCGACCTTCCAGATCGATCCCGCCGGCGGCCACAAGACCGGCTTCTTCTGCGACCAGCGAGATAACCGGAAGAAATTCGGCGAACTCGCCGCAGGCCGCAGCGTGCTCGACCTCTGCTGCTACACCGGCGGCTTCTCCGTGAATGCCGCCCTCGCCGGTGCCGAGGAGGTCACCGCCGTCGATCTCGATGAAAACGCCATCGAGATGGCCAAGCGCAACGGCAACCTCAACCAGAAGCGCATCAAGTTCACACACGGCGATGCCTTCACCTGGGCGCGCACCATGATCGAAAACGGCCGCCAGTGGGACCTCGTCATCGCCGACCCGCCGAAGTTCATCCACGGCAAGGAGGACCAGCTCGGCCACAACAAGTACCACGACCTGAACAAGCTCGCGCTCCAGCTCGTGAAGCCCGGCGGCCTGTTCGTCACCTGCTCCTGCTCCGGCATGCTCTCGCCGGACGAGTTCGAAAAAATCGTCGTCTCCGCCGCCCACCGCCAGGACCGCCGTCTGCAAATCTTCGACCGCACCGGCGCAGGACCGGACCACCCCACCCTCTCGAACTACCCCGAGTCACGCTACCTCAAGCTGCTCTGGTGCCGCGTCATCAGCTAA
- the thrS gene encoding threonine--tRNA ligase — MSERKTLEERAQMTDLERLRHSCAHVMATAILRIWPDAQFAYGPPIESGFYYDFEMKHRITPDDFEKIEAEMKKISKENQKFERRVLTREEAKAMAESGRLGGLSERPDNPSRFKLDLIDKIPEGEEISCFQNGEFIDLCAGPHVGYSGKCKNVKLMSVSSSFYLGDESKGQLQRLYGTAFESKELLEEHLVRLEEAKKRDHRRLGKELQLFHIDEAVGQGLILWKPKGALVRRALQDFITAELDKQGYSQVFTPHIGKLDLYRTSGHFPYYQESQYPAIAERDVLEKLADEDASCATLINGLSDGTYEGYMLKPMNCPHHIKIFASEHRSYRDLPVRLAEFGTVYRWEQSGELGGMTRVRGFTQDDAHLFCTPDQIAKELIGCLSLVKTVLTTLGMTDYRVRVGLRDPDDSKFTGDPEKWDLAEAACREAAATLGVPFTEEAGEAAFYGPKIDFVVKDVIGRDWQLGTVQVDYVLPERFKLEYVGADNTTHRPVMIHRAPFGSLERFTGLLIEHFEGKFPTWLAPEQVRVLPISDKFLEAAEALTTQLAEAGVRVSLDDSSDKVGAKIRNARLERVPYMLVLGAKEVEEGTVSVRHRDRDDLGAKPVGEFITEIVAEIKERKL; from the coding sequence ATGTCCGAACGGAAGACTCTCGAAGAACGCGCCCAGATGACGGATCTGGAGCGCCTGCGCCACTCCTGCGCCCACGTGATGGCGACCGCCATCCTGCGCATCTGGCCGGACGCGCAATTCGCCTACGGCCCGCCGATCGAGAGCGGCTTCTACTACGACTTCGAGATGAAGCACCGGATCACGCCGGACGATTTCGAGAAGATCGAGGCGGAGATGAAGAAGATCTCGAAGGAGAACCAGAAGTTCGAGCGCCGCGTGCTGACCCGCGAGGAAGCGAAGGCGATGGCGGAAAGCGGTCGCCTCGGCGGTCTTTCCGAGCGCCCGGACAATCCGAGCCGCTTCAAGCTGGACCTGATCGACAAGATTCCGGAAGGCGAGGAAATCTCCTGCTTCCAAAATGGCGAATTCATCGACCTCTGCGCCGGCCCGCACGTCGGCTACTCCGGCAAGTGCAAGAACGTGAAGCTGATGTCGGTGTCATCGTCCTTCTACCTGGGCGATGAGTCGAAGGGGCAGCTCCAGCGTCTCTATGGCACGGCCTTCGAGTCGAAGGAATTGTTAGAAGAGCACCTTGTCCGCCTGGAAGAGGCGAAGAAGCGCGACCACCGCCGCCTCGGCAAGGAGCTGCAGCTTTTCCACATCGATGAAGCGGTCGGCCAGGGGCTGATCCTGTGGAAGCCGAAGGGCGCGCTGGTTCGTCGTGCGTTGCAGGACTTCATCACCGCGGAGCTCGACAAGCAGGGGTACTCGCAGGTCTTCACGCCGCACATCGGCAAGCTCGATCTTTACCGCACCTCCGGGCACTTCCCGTACTATCAGGAGAGCCAGTACCCGGCGATTGCGGAGCGGGATGTGTTAGAGAAGCTGGCGGATGAGGATGCCTCCTGCGCCACGCTGATCAACGGCCTGTCCGACGGCACCTACGAGGGCTACATGCTGAAGCCGATGAACTGCCCGCACCACATCAAGATCTTCGCCAGCGAGCACCGCTCGTATCGGGATCTGCCGGTGCGCCTCGCGGAATTCGGCACGGTGTATCGCTGGGAGCAATCCGGCGAGCTCGGCGGCATGACCCGCGTCCGCGGCTTCACGCAGGATGATGCCCACCTTTTCTGCACGCCGGATCAGATCGCGAAGGAGCTGATCGGCTGCCTGAGCCTGGTGAAGACGGTGCTGACGACGCTTGGGATGACCGACTATCGCGTGCGCGTTGGTCTGCGCGATCCGGATGATAGCAAGTTCACCGGCGATCCCGAAAAGTGGGATCTCGCCGAGGCTGCGTGCCGCGAAGCCGCGGCGACCTTGGGCGTGCCATTCACGGAGGAAGCGGGTGAGGCTGCATTCTATGGTCCGAAGATCGACTTCGTGGTGAAGGACGTGATCGGCCGCGATTGGCAGCTTGGCACCGTGCAGGTGGACTACGTGCTGCCGGAGCGCTTCAAGCTGGAATATGTCGGTGCGGATAATACGACGCACCGGCCGGTGATGATTCACCGCGCGCCGTTCGGTTCGCTGGAGCGCTTCACGGGTCTGCTGATCGAGCACTTCGAGGGCAAGTTCCCGACGTGGCTCGCGCCGGAGCAGGTCCGCGTGCTGCCGATTTCCGATAAGTTCCTCGAAGCCGCCGAGGCGCTGACGACCCAGCTCGCTGAAGCCGGCGTCCGCGTCTCGCTCGATGACTCGTCCGACAAGGTGGGTGCGAAGATCCGCAATGCCCGACTTGAGCGCGTGCCGTATATGCTCGTGCTCGGTGCGAAGGAAGTGGAGGAGGGGACCGTCTCCGTGCGGCATCGTGACCGGGACGATCTTGGGGCGAAGCCGGTGGGTGAGTTCATCACGGAGATCGTGGCGGAGATCAAGGAGCGGAAGCTGTAG